The DNA window ATCTATTATTATAATTTCTAGAAAAAGTTTTATAATAAATAAAAAAAAAATATTTAAAATATTAAAATTTATTTTTCAACTAATTTATTTTTATAATAAAAAATAATTTTATGTATCATAAGCTATTTACAAAAATAAAAGATACTATTACTGCACAATCTACTCCTTCAGGACGTGGTGGTATAGGAATTGTACGGGTTTCAGGAAATAAAGTTAAAAGTATTGCTAAAGGAATACTAGGATTTCAACCTAAACCTAGATATGCCCATTATGGTTCATTTATTGGTAATAAATATGAAATTATTGATGAAGGCATTGCATTATTTTTTTTAAAACCCCATTCTTTAACTGGTGAAGATATACTTGAAATTCAATCACATGGTGGTCCTATTATAATAGATTATATTATTGAAAGAACTATAAATTTGGGAGCTAGATTAGCACGTCCAGGTGAATTTTTAGAGAGAGCATTTATTAATAATAAAATTGATTTAATAAAAGCTGAAGGAATTAATGATTTAATAGAAGCAAATTCACGTATAGCTGCACAAAATGCTATATATTGTATACAAGGTAACTTATCTAATATATTAAATACTTTAATAAAAGAATTTATTAAATTACGTATAAATTTAGAATATGCAATAAATTTTCCTGATGAAAATATAGATTTTTTAAAATATAATATATTTAAAAAATTTTCTTTTTTAAAAAAAAATCTATCAAATTTATTAAATAAATCAACACAAAATTTAAAAATACGGGAGGGAATTAATGTTGTTATTATAGGACAACCTAATGTTGGTAAATCTAGTTTATTAAATGCACTAACTGAAAAAGAAAGTGCTATTGTTACTGATATAGCAGGAACTACACGAGATGTAATACATGAATATATTTATATTCATGGAATACAAATTAATTTAATTGATACAGCTGGATTATGTGAAACATTAAATACAGTAGAAAAAATTGGAATTAAACGTGCCTGGACAGAAATAAAAAAAGCTGATCACATACTATTAGTAATTGATGCTAGTAAAGCTATAAACATTAATTTAAATCATCCGTCAATAAAAATTTTATTAAATTTACCTGATTTAAATAAAATTACAATAATATATAATAAAATTGATCTTATTAATCCACAAATTAATGAATACTTATCATCTAGTATTCCAACAATTATTCCATTGTCAACCAAAAATGGGGTAGGTATAGAAAAATTAAAAATACATTTAAAAAAAATAATGAAGTTAAATACTATTTATGGTAAATTTTATACTAATAGACGACACATAAATGTTATAGAAAATGCTTTAAAAATATTAGAAAAAAATAAAATTAAAAAAATAGATTATATTGAATTATTAGCAGAAGATTTGCGATATGCGCAAAATATTATTTCT is part of the Candidatus Johnevansia muelleri genome and encodes:
- the mnmE gene encoding tRNA modification GTPase MnmE, which codes for MYHKLFTKIKDTITAQSTPSGRGGIGIVRVSGNKVKSIAKGILGFQPKPRYAHYGSFIGNKYEIIDEGIALFFLKPHSLTGEDILEIQSHGGPIIIDYIIERTINLGARLARPGEFLERAFINNKIDLIKAEGINDLIEANSRIAAQNAIYCIQGNLSNILNTLIKEFIKLRINLEYAINFPDENIDFLKYNIFKKFSFLKKNLSNLLNKSTQNLKIREGINVVIIGQPNVGKSSLLNALTEKESAIVTDIAGTTRDVIHEYIYIHGIQINLIDTAGLCETLNTVEKIGIKRAWTEIKKADHILLVIDASKAININLNHPSIKILLNLPDLNKITIIYNKIDLINPQINEYLSSSIPTIIPLSTKNGVGIEKLKIHLKKIMKLNTIYGKFYTNRRHINVIENALKILEKNKIKKIDYIELLAEDLRYAQNIISTITGEFTSENLLNEIFNNFCIGK